One stretch of Haladaptatus sp. R4 DNA includes these proteins:
- a CDS encoding type I 3-dehydroquinate dehydratase, whose product MNFDSFSLAVSTADLGDEPPARDHADLVEFRMDLADDPLPSLSAYDGDLPLIATNRAAWEGGEATGDERLDDLAEAVEHPSVVAVDVELETLLMEQGKEAAAHARDNDALVVASVHDFEATPSQKRMRELLENCTDHADVGKLAVTAHSRSDVLDVLRVTDLLTEHGRTVATLAMGEVGRHSRAVVPIYGSKIGYAPLYLADATAPGQYDLATLSRLVDELGGK is encoded by the coding sequence ATGAACTTCGATTCCTTCTCGCTCGCCGTGAGCACGGCCGACCTCGGCGACGAACCTCCTGCCCGCGACCACGCCGACCTCGTGGAGTTTCGAATGGACCTCGCGGACGACCCGCTCCCGTCGCTGTCCGCCTACGACGGCGACCTTCCCCTCATCGCCACCAACCGCGCCGCGTGGGAGGGCGGCGAAGCAACGGGTGACGAGCGACTGGACGACCTGGCTGAAGCGGTCGAGCATCCGTCGGTCGTCGCGGTGGACGTCGAACTCGAAACCCTGCTCATGGAGCAGGGTAAGGAGGCCGCCGCTCACGCACGCGACAACGACGCGCTCGTCGTCGCTTCGGTCCACGATTTTGAGGCGACGCCCTCGCAGAAACGGATGCGCGAACTGCTCGAAAACTGCACCGACCACGCCGACGTGGGAAAACTCGCCGTCACCGCCCACTCCCGTTCGGACGTGCTCGACGTACTCCGCGTGACGGACCTCCTCACTGAACACGGCCGAACCGTCGCCACCCTCGCCATGGGCGAAGTCGGCCGCCACTCCCGGGCCGTCGTCCCCATCTACGGGTCGAAAATCGGCTACGCACCCCTCTACCTGGCCGACGCGACCGCACCGGGACAGTACGATTTGGCCACCCTGTCGCGGCTCGTGGACGAGTTGGGAGGGAAATAG
- a CDS encoding site-specific DNA-methyltransferase, which produces METEHEIHVGDARDNSLPDDSMDLVVTSPPYPMIEMWDDLFGEVNSAIETALERGDGDTAFELMHDELDAVWAEVTRVLKPGGIAVVNVGDATRKVDGTFQSFPNHARVLRHLRERGLKPLPDILWRKPSNRLTKFMGSGMLPPNAYTALEHEYLLVFRNGDTREFEPGIDHRYESAYFWEERNEWFSDLWTNVRGEEQLLDHGDLRERSAAFPFELPYRLISMFSVYGDTVFDPFWGTGTTSLAAMVAGRNSVGYELEADFTELFAERVAAVEDLSREIVSERLDDHREFVSDHDGTLKYDARNYDFPVKTAQERDILLYDVNDVERDGTRFFATHEPYSE; this is translated from the coding sequence ATGGAAACCGAGCACGAGATTCACGTCGGTGATGCACGCGACAACTCGCTTCCCGACGATTCGATGGATCTCGTCGTCACGTCGCCCCCTTATCCGATGATCGAGATGTGGGACGACCTGTTCGGCGAGGTGAACTCCGCCATCGAAACCGCGCTGGAGCGAGGCGACGGCGATACCGCATTCGAGTTGATGCACGACGAACTCGACGCCGTCTGGGCCGAAGTCACCCGCGTGTTGAAGCCCGGCGGAATCGCGGTGGTAAACGTCGGCGATGCGACGCGGAAGGTGGACGGAACCTTCCAGTCGTTTCCCAATCACGCCCGAGTGCTCCGCCACCTCCGCGAGCGTGGACTCAAACCCCTCCCCGACATCCTCTGGCGCAAGCCGTCGAACCGCCTGACGAAGTTCATGGGGTCGGGGATGCTCCCGCCGAACGCGTACACCGCGCTCGAACACGAATACCTCCTCGTCTTTCGTAACGGCGACACCCGCGAATTCGAACCCGGTATCGACCACCGCTACGAGTCGGCGTACTTCTGGGAGGAGCGAAACGAGTGGTTTTCCGACCTCTGGACCAACGTCCGCGGCGAGGAGCAGTTGCTGGACCACGGCGACCTCCGCGAGCGCTCGGCGGCGTTCCCGTTCGAACTCCCGTACCGCCTTATCTCCATGTTTTCCGTCTACGGCGACACGGTTTTCGACCCGTTTTGGGGGACCGGAACCACCTCACTCGCCGCGATGGTCGCCGGGCGCAACTCCGTCGGTTACGAACTCGAAGCCGACTTCACGGAACTGTTCGCGGAGCGGGTCGCCGCCGTAGAGGACCTCTCACGCGAGATCGTCAGCGAACGACTCGACGACCACCGCGAGTTCGTTTCCGACCACGACGGAACCCTCAAATACGACGCTCGTAACTACGACTTCCCCGTCAAGACCGCCCAGGAACGGGACATTTTGCTGTACGATGTGAACGACGTGGAACGCGACGGGACGCGATTTTTCGCCACACACGAACCGTACTCCGAGTAG
- the yjjX gene encoding inosine/xanthosine triphosphatase, which yields MRIGVGSGNPVKVAAVEAALGGRFDASVESVPVESGVAEQPFGEGETVEGAENRARRVVRSGEYDLGVGLEGGVAEVSGTDGLYLIMWAAVTNGETIGHGAGPRLQLPESVAERIRDGEELGPVMDDTLGEDDVAKKQGAAGALTDGIIDRQEALEHAVAGALAPFVTEFY from the coding sequence ATGCGAATCGGAGTCGGCAGTGGAAACCCAGTGAAAGTGGCTGCAGTGGAAGCCGCCCTCGGCGGGCGATTCGACGCGAGCGTCGAATCCGTCCCCGTCGAGTCGGGGGTCGCGGAACAACCGTTCGGAGAAGGAGAGACCGTCGAGGGAGCGGAGAATCGCGCCCGGCGAGTCGTCCGTTCCGGCGAGTACGACCTCGGCGTCGGTTTGGAAGGCGGCGTCGCCGAAGTTTCGGGAACGGACGGATTGTATCTCATCATGTGGGCCGCCGTGACGAACGGAGAGACGATAGGACACGGTGCCGGACCGCGACTACAGCTTCCGGAATCGGTCGCCGAACGGATACGGGACGGCGAGGAACTCGGACCGGTGATGGACGACACCCTCGGCGAGGACGACGTGGCGAAAAAGCAGGGTGCGGCGGGGGCGCTCACGGACGGAATCATCGACCGACAAGAAGCGTTGGAACACGCGGTGGCGGGGGCGCTCGCCCCGTTCGTCACCGAATTCTATTAA
- a CDS encoding flippase-like domain-containing protein: MSGGSVEVSVVLPSYNEETTIENTVETTLDTLESFLPPDSFEVIVAEDGCDDRTPEIADRMAAQDERVRHFHSDERLGRGGALNHAFEESNGETLVYFDTDLATDMRHLEELVESVRSGEYDFATGSRWMPENVADRPAKRDVASRGFNGLTRLFLRSDLRDHQCGFKAFDRTALFDVLADVGDNHWFWDTEVLVRAQRKGYKIKEFSVDWTPKGDTKVDLVRDVFGMGSQIGRCWWEFTVAPRITRGVSIAVGILLTIIAVALMGRYLPLGKVLDQMEHANLALVALAAVVYVFSWPLRGVRYKNILEKLGYTESTGFLTGAIFISQTGNLVFPARLGDGVRAYVMKARRNIPYPSGFASLAVERVFDLLTITVLAGVVLIGLTVTGQAATIVQAVTGAKHAEAARTAVYVAAGVGVLAIAAVAVIIASARSDSNLVRSFVTRVSSDSYANHIAGIVERFTGDVQMVANDREAFASVGLSSLAIWSLDVLTAILVLTAFRDVSLTLVTLVAVGFFAVSVGNLAKVLPLSPGGVGLYEAAFTVFVAGLTPIPWEVALGAAIVDHAVKNVVTLVGGVGSMFSLNVSLTQAVEEGRDVSVEEPASLDD, translated from the coding sequence ATGAGCGGTGGTTCTGTAGAGGTGAGCGTCGTCCTCCCGTCGTACAACGAGGAGACGACCATAGAGAACACCGTCGAGACAACCCTCGACACATTGGAATCGTTTCTCCCTCCAGATAGTTTCGAAGTGATCGTTGCCGAAGATGGCTGTGACGACCGAACGCCGGAAATCGCAGACCGAATGGCGGCCCAGGACGAACGGGTTCGCCACTTCCACAGTGACGAACGGTTGGGACGCGGGGGAGCATTGAATCACGCATTCGAAGAGTCAAACGGAGAGACACTCGTCTACTTCGACACTGACCTCGCGACGGACATGCGACATCTCGAAGAGTTGGTCGAGAGCGTCCGTTCCGGCGAATACGACTTCGCGACGGGGTCGCGGTGGATGCCCGAAAACGTCGCCGACCGCCCGGCGAAACGTGACGTTGCGAGCCGTGGTTTCAACGGGCTGACGCGTCTGTTCCTCCGTTCGGACCTTCGTGACCACCAGTGTGGGTTCAAGGCGTTCGACCGGACCGCCCTGTTCGACGTACTCGCGGACGTCGGGGACAACCACTGGTTCTGGGACACGGAAGTCCTCGTTCGGGCACAGCGCAAGGGCTACAAAATCAAGGAGTTCTCCGTGGACTGGACGCCGAAGGGCGACACGAAAGTGGACCTCGTCCGCGACGTGTTCGGCATGGGGAGTCAGATCGGTCGCTGTTGGTGGGAGTTCACCGTCGCGCCGCGAATCACCCGCGGCGTCTCCATCGCCGTCGGGATCCTGTTGACCATCATCGCCGTCGCGCTGATGGGTCGGTATCTCCCGCTCGGGAAGGTGCTCGACCAGATGGAGCACGCGAACCTCGCACTGGTCGCTCTCGCGGCCGTGGTGTACGTGTTCTCGTGGCCGCTCCGCGGCGTTCGATACAAGAACATCCTCGAAAAACTCGGTTACACCGAAAGCACCGGTTTCCTCACCGGCGCGATATTCATCAGCCAGACCGGGAACCTCGTGTTCCCCGCCCGACTCGGTGACGGTGTCCGTGCCTACGTGATGAAGGCCCGGCGCAACATCCCGTACCCGTCCGGCTTTGCGTCGCTCGCGGTCGAACGGGTGTTCGACCTGCTGACGATAACCGTCCTCGCCGGTGTCGTCCTCATCGGACTGACCGTAACGGGACAGGCGGCCACCATCGTACAGGCCGTCACCGGTGCGAAGCACGCGGAGGCAGCGCGAACGGCGGTGTACGTCGCCGCCGGTGTCGGCGTCCTCGCAATCGCGGCAGTCGCCGTCATCATCGCCAGCGCGCGCTCGGACAGCAACCTCGTCCGTTCGTTCGTCACGCGGGTTAGTTCCGACTCGTACGCGAACCACATCGCGGGCATCGTGGAGCGCTTCACCGGTGACGTGCAGATGGTCGCAAACGACCGGGAAGCCTTCGCGAGCGTCGGTCTGAGCAGTCTCGCGATCTGGTCGCTCGACGTGCTGACGGCCATCCTCGTGCTGACCGCGTTCCGCGACGTGTCGCTGACCCTCGTCACGCTTGTCGCCGTCGGTTTCTTCGCGGTCAGCGTCGGCAACCTCGCCAAGGTCCTTCCGCTGTCACCCGGCGGCGTCGGCCTGTACGAGGCCGCGTTCACGGTCTTCGTCGCGGGTCTGACTCCGATCCCGTGGGAGGTCGCACTCGGCGCGGCTATCGTCGACCACGCGGTGAAGAACGTCGTCACGCTCGTCGGCGGCGTCGGGTCGATGTTCTCGCTCAACGTCTCGCTGACCCAAGCGGTCGAAGAGGGTCGCGACGTGTCGGTCGAGGAACCGGCCTCGCTCGACGATTAA